CGGAGAGAGACTATGAGCAGCGTTTGTTTGAACCAGTCTATAATAAAAGACGATTTTACGTGTCAACACTGGGTGGCGCCAGACACCAAAAGGCTCCGGCACTAGAGGTTCCGCCGAGTACTGTACTGCAACGTCTGCAAGCAAACTGACAAACAGGACGAAGGCGAGAGTGTCCTGAGTGTTTAATCCCGGTTCTTGTCGAGCGCCATGTGACTTTGATCCTCTTAGTGTGGCTTTCACTGGAGAAGACGACTCATCCTGCAGAGTAGTGTTTGTTTACAGGAGTGAGCTGTGAACTCAAGGTCCGGCAGACATGGCGAGCCCTGGGCAGAAAGTGGTGCTGATCACCGGCTGCTCCTCTGGAATTGGCCTGAGGATGGCCGTGATGCTGGCCAACGATGAACAGAAGCGCTACCACGGTAGGTAGGCTCAGTATTTTATGCGTAGTCACTCAAgtctaaaaaatgacaatatcaatcaattaaagtttacttatatagccctaaatcatgagtgtctcaaagggctgcacaagccacaatgacatcctcggatcagatcccacaacagggcaagaaaaaaatcaacccaatgggatgacaatgagaaaccttgccatttctgcgcaaatgtcacaaagtatcccgttATTACAGtattacattacgccaaacagcacagagacaagcctcaaaagttctggaacaaagtaatttgaagtgatggctttcttctggcgactcaacCCTGcgtcccatttttcttcaagtgcctccttattgtgcatcttgaaacagccataCCACAGTTTTTctgagagtcctgtatttcagctgaagttatttgtggatttttctttgcatctcgaacaattttcctggcagttgtggctgaaatctttgctggtctacctgaatccctcattttccacttcttaattagcgtttgaacactgctgataggcattctcaattccttggatatctttttatacccctttcctgttttatgcagttcaattaccttttctcgtagatcctttgacaattattttgccttccccatgactcagaatccagaaatatCTGTGcaacactggatgaaagatgcaatggtctgtcagaagcccggaaactcactgaccttttatacacacacattaattacaaacaaacatgtcacaggtgaggattggaactttgattagccattcaaacctgtttgtgtcaacttttgtgcatgttatcagatcaaagtcactggggtatgtaaacttttgatcagggtcattttggtactttcgtcattttgatttaaaaagagtaaacacggtTGTTTGCctataaatagcttcacacaaccatcaaaggcctactgaaatgacatttttttacttaaacggggatagcagatccattctatgtgtcatacttgatcatttagcgatattgccatatttttgctgaaaggatttagtagagaacaacgacgataaaggtcgcaacttttggtcgctgataaaaaaaagccttgcctattccggaagtagcgtgacgtcaccggaggtaggactcctcacattttcccattgtttacaatgcagcgagagagatttggaccgagaaagcgacgattaccccattaatttgagcgagggtgaaagattcgtggatgaggaaagtgagagtgaaggactacagtgcagtgcaggacgtatcttttttcgcgctgaccgtaacttaggtacaagggctcattggattccacactttctcctttttctattgtggatcacggatttatattttaaaccacctcggatactatatcctcttgaaaatgagagtcgagaacgcgaaatggacattcacagtgacttttatctccacgacaagaaaacagcgaagctctttagctactgagctaacgtgatagcatcgggctcaaatgcagatagaaacaaaataaataaatccctgactggaaggatagacagaagatcaacaatactattaaaccatggacatgtaaatacacggttaataattcccagcttggcgaagcttaaaaatgctgttgctaacgacgccattgaagctaacttagcaacgggacctcacagagctatgataaaaacattagcggtccacctacgccagccagccctcatctgctcatcaacacctgtgctcacctgcgttccagcaatcgacggaaggacaaaggacttcacccgatcatccgtgctgtcggcggctagcgtcggctagcgcgtctgctatccaagtcaaagtcctcctggttgtgttgctacagccagccgctaatacaccgatcccacctacaactttcttctttgcagtctccattgttcattaaacaaattgcaaaagattcaccaacacagatgtccagaatactgcggaattttgagatgaaaacagagcttttttgtattggattcaatggggtacaaatacttccgtttcaacgattgacgtcacgcgcatacgtcatcatatatagacgttttcaaccggaagtttagcgggaaatttaaaattgcactttataagttaacccggccgtattggcatgtgttgcaatgttaagatttcatcattgatatataaactatcagactgcgtggtcggtagtagtgggtttcagtcggcctttaagcatgagtggaagaaagttttttgtgttatcattcatattctctgaagagtggccaagaaatcataaattctcccagggtatgtaaacttatgagcacaactgtattccTGTCTTCCGCTacacactgtctggctgtctTATTTACTTCCACGCAACAGTTCTATTCCTACAAATCCAGAGCtaagctttgtttttgttttcctgtTTTATGCTAATTTTTCCCTCTAGCTATTTCCTTAGCCTAGCTTCTTGTGCGATCGGCACGCTAGTCTTCTTGTAGTTTTTGCATGTTTCATagacaataaatcattgtctcacctgcaccttgcctccagaGTTTCCTGctacatcttgggagaacgacccacgTATAACCATGCGACCACGTCATTACACATATGGCCTCACTCCTGGGTGGCTCTACCGAGAGAACAACTGACGctatggtcaaagttggaattgccacaaaacatattttaagatagtcaacactctacagccatctggcggctaaagtggctaGTGcaaccccccaatttgtcacgtttcacgaGTCAGGTAAACTGCAAAGAATAGGGCCGTATGAGTTTCCTTCCTACTACATGGTGTCAAAATTTGGTTGTTTAACATTAGCGCCACCACGTGATGTATAATAGCAAAGCAGGTGTGCATGTTTTGACACGATTGTATAATTTTGTGCACAGTGGGCTAGGAGTTACAAAACATACGTGTATAGTCAAGTGGAAAAATTAGGAAAGCCTGCGCACTAAAAACCGCATACTAATATTTTGTCCCCCATATGTTGCTAGTCAGttttcaaatagtggggcgggacaCCCTGAGGGGAAGCAGTGGATGCCAGGGGGGCGTGTGTGAGCCCggaaacatgctttatcagtatcatgcttcaaacccagcttcgaaaagctgtgcactacaaaatgtgctcattgtaCAATTGCctcaatttgattaaaaaaaaaatcaccacaaattgttttattaaatattgttttgtagGTTTAAGTGTTTTAtatagctgggttgcaatcacgtgacccagAGGCACATCCGGGCACTTTTGGGTTTCAGGGGATGGTCTGGAGcctcattaggctactgtttaccATCAATcatcaccaagaggttactgcAAGCTACAATTTCACTTAATTTGACGCTCATGGTATTTAAAGAataaaagattggaggcacatcatttcTTCACATCTGGAGAGGcccacaaattaaacattaatccgTAAAAGACAAAATTGGACTTATTTGTGACATAACGAGTGCCATGCTGCTATAATCGTGACGCAAATGAGGAAAaggataagtttgtttgcagttgatttcctgctaatATTAATACAATTCATGTCTGTAGTTGTTTGTATGCTGTTAAGTTCCTATTtaagtctcattatttagctatatattttgttcagcaatgtttactagcgatatcaagattcagtatatgctgttgagcctacgagagatttatttTACTACTTTATTAAAACTATGAAGGATATTtttagcttttagtttctgttatgaatatTGAGAAAGAAAATacagtggattggaccaacaattaaaATATTACTAGGTGTTAACatggtgttagtttatttgcacaagcaggtcttcgtagttatatttaggcatagcaaccataaaagaacacaaactaatgccatctctTGCCCTTTTTTTATGTTTAGTTCCGCCCTCAAAAAACGACTAATAcagtagagaataaacttgattgcatcacagaaagtttctcaaacaaataaaaaaaattaaacattttacaaagtgatcactgcagacacaaggAAGGTTCGATTTTATTCCacgagatgatgaaagtgataatTCAAAGAGTCATTTCCCTCGACGCACTTTTGTTTTTCCCCTGACTTTGTTACCTTAATGAACCACTTAattcgggactctatgaaagctctttcctatctctctatttgaacgactggaacgcccaagaacagaacagcaatacggcattttctgctcaaactttaCATTCACTCTCACTTAATGCTACGCTTAAGCTgattgaccatcgtgtgaattaagccgcgaagGAGAAAACGgatatgacgtcatatgcaacccagctgtATTGTATTCCTGAGTTATTGTTGCTGATCAATGTATTgagtttattttaaaaataaaaaggatcaaatggttcaagttggttaaaaatgtttatagtttaaataggGGTTGAATTCGTTTTACATTTTCTGTTGCAGacttaaaaacaatgttaataaagagattgttTGTTGTAAattgatatatatttttcttttttgttttctgtaatgttagtaaggatacaatgttatgtagAGATGTACTTGTAACAATTTTACAGACAACTGCTATTATTAGTCGTGGCGGTAATGGGGGATcactgagctaatgcaacaagaaCAAAAGGACTATTAAGTAAACTAACATGAACTAAACTGAGATGATAAATACATTGGTAAATGAATACTTCTTTGTAAGTGTCTATCCAAACTGAGCATTATCGTCCCTGTGAGCTAGTTTTGGGACGAGAAGGTTGGAAATACATTTGTGGAAAAAATACACAgtccaaaaacaaacaattaacCAAACAATAGATCATCCATTGGTCCATTGCAACACAATAGGGACACCTACATCACTATGACGACAGAGTGCATAAGAGTGTTATGTAGTCTGCATGGTTGATGAATGCTGGAGTGTCTTGGGTACTGAAATACATTGGAGCTTATCCACTGTACTACTTAGTGAAGTGTTTGAAATGTTGGTGACATGCATTTCAGATCATTATTTAGCAGAAGATATTGTTAGTAGCCGCCAGTGAGCCCTCACTGCGGCGTAAGAatgaaacattcacacacacaagtagaaTTAGTCCTTCCTCTGCTTATGGTTTGTAGAGAGGCACAATACCAGGATCACCTCTTGCCCTCTTCGCTGACCGTAGCTTGACCGTTCCTCACTATTTTTAGGACATGTGTAGAAGCAGACAATAGCTAGGCACTATAGATCCTTGCCAAGGCTACTAATCCTCTTCACCGTGGATGAGGTATTCCAGGAGGGGAAGAGGACGCTAATGCTAATATGTAAACTGCTTTATGGCCATAGCGAATGCGCTCAGGCTATTATAAAGTTATATTTAGCCACACACAAGCTATCCTTGGCATCAATGGAGCGAGCAGATGATCTTCCACTCTCATCTCTAAATCCATCACCGGTCTTTGACAATATTGGCTTTTCTTCCAGTTTTCTCCGCCTTGTGTTCATTCCTATGTCAGGAATGTCCACAAATgaatggaactttattgtcattgcacttaaaaagtacaacaaaatgtgttttcagtacaaCCCGTCCAAGAACAGGCATACTGTATAGGGGTGGACAGAACAGGAAAACGGACGGGTCGTCACAAGGGTGGCGCCCCGTAGAAAGGTAGAAAAAGGGTAAACACGGGGGAATAAGGAGGAAAAAAAGGCAACTCCCAAACTATGCTCGTATGTGGGGTTGGaggctcagtttgagaccaggaaaaaccTCAAGAAACAAAAGCACACAAGAGCACATATTACGGAACACAAAACTCAAAACTACCAACAAGGAGAGGGGATTGCAACCACCAGGGGCACTGCTGCGTAGTCACGAAGGAGTGGGATGTGGGGGCTAGGGTAcgtgtgtgtggtgtgtatttTACGtggatgcgtgtgtgtgtatgtaagccTGAAGAGTTGTGTACTTCCTTGGTGCTCTCGCAGAGTGTTTTCGCAATAACACAGCAagtcagtccaacaaaagtcaacaaaGAACAAGTGTATGTCCATGAAAGATTGGCAAGAAATTTGGAGCTTCTTGGCTGACCTTGGTCCTCTGGGGCAGTCTTGTAGCAATGACCTTGCCATGCTAAGACAAAATCCAGAATACAATGTTTAAACAAATGCAAATGTTTTACTCTAATTGTCGATTTCTAGTCCGCAAATGAATCATAACTTTTCCTTACAGACCAGacagcttctccaagatgttatccagttttCAATTTAGTTCAGGAACAGCTCTGCCCATCcttcaatcatttgtggcagcttggGGTACAGTTAATGCAGCCCTTCTCAAATAGAGGGTGGGTCCCCCTGGGAGAAGGTGTCTAAATGACTGCACTGTATAGTACTCCTGTATGTTCTGTCGCTGTTCTGTTGGGTTTTCTTCTCCTTTCTACAAGGTCTTATCGATCCATCACATTTCAAAAATATCCTTGAACCTGTGTCAAAAATTTGGAGTGTAGCCAAGACTCAACACACTTACCTTTCCTAAGCACAATCTTTGTTTCTTGTTTTAAAGtagattatttttgttgttgttgtccacaGTCCAAATAAacctgttgtatttttgtttctgtCCAGTCATAGCTACGATGCGAGACCTGAAGCGTAAAGACAAGCTAGTAGAGGCGGCTGGCGACGCCTACGGGAAGACGCTCTCTCTGGCTGTGCTTGACGTATGCACCGATGAATCAGTCAAACAGTGCATCAACGGCATCAAAGATCGCCACATTGACGTCCTAAGTGGGTCAATAGTTATACGAATGTATGAAACAAAGAGAACGCCAGATCAGTCTGTTTTGTCCCTTTTACCCCCCAACTAGTCAACAACGCGGGCATCGGCCTGGTGGGCCCTCTGGAGAGCATCCCCATCGAGGAGATGAAGAAAGTGTTTGAGACCAACTTCTTTGGCGTGATAAGGATGATAAAGGAGGTGATGCCTGACATGAAGAAAAGGAAAGGAGGACACATCATTGTGGTCAGCAGCGTCATGGGACTCCAAGGTGGGCACTCAAAGCTGAACAGTGCATATCAGAAAACTGGTGCATCGGAAACACAAATCCATGTACTTTGTCTTCAGAGAGCAGTAGAAATCTGAACTAAAAAATGGCAGCATTCACATAGAAACACTAAAAGACTATATAACAAACGCTCAAATTATCGCTtagttttttcaaataaatgGTAAATACCTCAAGTGCATAGAGGATGGGGCGTTAATGTGGCTGATTGAATAGAGGCGTAAATTCATGAATCTACAATAAACTGTTATACTAGATGGCGAAATTAAACTATATATTGCAAGTTATTTGGTAGCTTATCAAGGTTGCTAGCCGTGTTTTTTGGTTTACTTACTTTGACTAATTTACTTTTAGTTTGAGTGAAAAATTGTGGTCAGACCTTGCAAGCCTCAAGTTGAAGAATTCCCTATTCCCAGCAACTTTGAATGTACTGTAGCGTCATGTTGAAGTACCAGTGCAGACAATACATGTTTTGCTGTGCAGGAGTGGTATTCAATGACGTCTACGCAGCTTCCAAGTTTGCTATGGAGGGTTTCTGTGAGTGTTTGGCGGTGCAGCTGTTGAAGTTTAACGTCACGTGAGTGTcgcacatttttttcccccttataCACAACAAGCATAAATTGTGTGCAACTGTAGCGGCTCTGCATTGTGTTTCTGATCTTCCCTTACTGCCACTGCTCCGAGCGCGGCGCAAACCCACTTCAAGAGATTGGGACGGTAAATTTGCTAGCCAATAGGCTAGCACACTCTTTGAATTTGTCAGGGATTGCAGTTTCCTAATGTACACATGGCTCAGCCACCCTGGCTGGCCTACGTTACACAGCCTTAGTAGTACTCCTGTTTCCTCCAAAAATATGCATCTAGCCAGGTCATTTAGATTTGTTGTCAGATCCCAGTCACACTCTTCTTAAATTGATATTATGTGGACAGAATTACAATAGTTTAGTGATTCAATTGTGTACTGACTATGCCAGGGGGTTAAGAGTGAACCCTATTGACTTTGTCCAGCAACAAACCAGTTCTGCTTTGTTTCCTTGATAGCTACAATTTTACTACATTCATGCTTGTTGTTTGTGCGATTCATCACATTGATAGGACTATTCTCCTGGAGAGTAGCGTGTCAATTTTGAGCCTTCCTCCTCAGGTTGTCCATGATCGAGCCCGGCCCGGTACACACGGAATTTGAGGCAAAGATGATTCAAGACGTTAGGCAAAAAGAATATCCTGGAACCGACCCGGACACCGTGCATTACTTCAAGAACGTCTACCTCCCATCTTCGGTGGACATCTTTGAGACGCTGGGACAAAGGCCAGATGACATCGCCAGAGTAAGTTCCTGAAAATAACCCCCCGGTCTCTTCCTGCATGTGATTGTAATCTTTTGTCCTGCAGTGCACCAAGAAGGTGATTGAAGCCAGCAGTCCTCGTTTCCGTAACTTGACCAACCCCTTGTACACGCCTATCGTGGCACTGAAATACGCGGACGAAACTGGAGGCCTGTCGGTCCACGCATTCTACCACATGCTCTTCAACCTGGGCCCGCTCATGCACGTTAGCATGACCGCCATGAAGTACCTCACCTGTGGATGTCTGAGGAGCCGGACTGTTTCGCCAAACTGACAAATCCTAACATGGACTGGACTGACATTGAATTAACGCCACTTGATCACAGGTTGTCAAGTCTCTTTTTGTGATGGATAATAAAAACAACTCCTTCATTGAAAGTGAAGTGTGTTGATTCATTTTGTTATGGCACACGTTTCTCTGTACACACAAATGTTTCACTAAGAAAAAAGAAATGAGACGAAGACTGGCTTGACATTCTGGTgccatctggtggacaaaatTATGAAGGATTTCAATTTAGTACAGTTTCCAACTCTAAGgtattatttttttccctaaaattaaatataaattagGTCTTCACGATTCTGCAAAAAATGTGAATCAGAATTTAGGATACTCTCTTACAGTTTTTCCCCCAAACACAAACGTGCTTTTGATTTTAAAGAAATCACACAGGGTTTTCTTTTGTGATTATGACCATTATTAGGTAGACTCAACAAGGTATTTCAGCGTTCTTAATGTGAGTTTCCGTAAAGACAGTTAAAGGACATATTTATGAAGATACATTCATTTAAACCTTCTGGGGACATTCGATTTGAATTACcctcaaagccaaacaggacatcaGATAATGTCTCTGGTTTAAATTAGCAAACTAACTAATGTTATGCACATTTATAGTAATTCACAACTGTGACTTAGTTTGATCAAAATGCTTTCAAAGGGTCAAAATGTAAAGAAGGTTTGTTACATACAAGTTGATTGAGAGGTTTGagcaaaaaaaggaaataaaatatgacttcaaaatgtttttatgaaaaaaGAAAACCGTTTATGTCCAGTTTGTCGAATAACTGCATGTGTATCGTACGTTTGTGAAAGAATTGGACATGAAAAACACTTTTaggaaaaaaaaggaatggaaagTAAAACAACATGAATGATGggtaaaaatacagcaaaaatttaCTGGAAAGACAAAAAAGTCAGCTTTCGTACCCTGAGGTACCCTTATTGCTTCTTCCATGAACTGATGAATGATAGACATCAGCAGCTACAACCAGGGCAGATGGGACAACTCGCCCTGGCCTGGGAGGCACACCAGAGGATAGTGAGAGTGCAgcataaggttttactacttacgtataaaatacttaacggtctagctcaggggtcggcaacccgcggctccggagccgcatgcggctctttgaccactctgatgcggctcagctacatacttgccgaccccccgattttcccaggagacttaaggatctcagtgtctctcataaataactcccagggaaaatataatcctatttagactataaatactagataaagggcgtgccctgattgcactgcagtaattgtcctctaaagcatttacatacagcgtgccagtccagccgcatgttgcatgttgttattaatcgcacacacaggagacagcaaagcatacttactcatcagccacacagcttacactgacggtagccgtatcaaacaactttaacattgttacgttacaaatatgcgccacactgtgaacccacacctaaaaagaatgaaaaacacatttctggagaacatctgcactgtaacacaacataaacacaacacaaccattacccagaatcccatgcagtcctaactcttccggtctagattatacaccccgctaccacaacccccccacacatcaaccccccccccctctccttgcgttggttgagcggaagagttagtgctgcatgggattctgggtattggtaccgtcagtgtaagatgtgtattggtaccgtcagtgtcagatgtgtattggtaccgtcagtgtaagatgtgtggttgctgaactagtacggaagagttagtgctgcatgggattctgggtattggtaccgtcagtgtaagatgtgtattggtaccgtcagtgtaagatgtgtattggtaccgtcagtgtaagatgtgtggttgctgaactagtacggaagagttagtgctgcatgggattctgggtattggcaccgtcagtgtaagatgtgtggttgctgaggtagtacgccttgctgtcacttacgtgtggtcaagcaggtacactgttagggcagactgtagagggcggtgtcatcacgctctgatattcgggagtctcccggggaaaaatgagaggattggcaagtatgacgctatcaagcgccattcattcaaaactcgcgggctgcactaacatcaaatgtccacattaaagtgcgtgccggtgcgtgtgtcggagacccctggttaatatagcacaaagcatttaagctctgtatgcagtgtttttcattttaaattgtaaattttttttgtggctcccatcactttctttaatttgtgaaacttgccaaaatggctctttgagtggtaaaggttgccgacccctggtctagctccatcctatcttgctgattgtattgtaccttaTATCCGGGGAAGAAATCTGCaatctaagaactccggcttattagtgattgccGGAGCCCAAAAaaggtctgcgggctatagagcgttttctattcgggctccagtactctggaatgccctcccggtaacagttagagatgctacctcagtagaagcatttaagtcccatcttaaaactcatttgtatactccagcctttaaatagaccccccttttagaccagttgatctgccgtttcttttctgctctgcccccctctcttgcatggagaggttattaggtgaccacagataacgtgctagctgttcaaagtcgggacccggggtggaccactcatctgtgcatcagttggggacgtctctgcgctgctgacttgtctccactcaagatgatcccctgctggccccactgtggactggactctcacactattttgttagatccactatggacta
The Entelurus aequoreus isolate RoL-2023_Sb linkage group LG18, RoL_Eaeq_v1.1, whole genome shotgun sequence DNA segment above includes these coding regions:
- the LOC133633516 gene encoding retinol dehydrogenase 8-like, with product MASPGQKVVLITGCSSGIGLRMAVMLANDEQKRYHVIATMRDLKRKDKLVEAAGDAYGKTLSLAVLDVCTDESVKQCINGIKDRHIDVLINNAGIGLVGPLESIPIEEMKKVFETNFFGVIRMIKEVMPDMKKRKGGHIIVVSSVMGLQGVVFNDVYAASKFAMEGFCECLAVQLLKFNVTLSMIEPGPVHTEFEAKMIQDVRQKEYPGTDPDTVHYFKNVYLPSSVDIFETLGQRPDDIARCTKKVIEASSPRFRNLTNPLYTPIVALKYADETGGLSVHAFYHMLFNLGPLMHVSMTAMKYLTCGCLRSRTVSPN